One genomic window of Portunus trituberculatus isolate SZX2019 unplaced genomic scaffold, ASM1759143v1 PGA_scaffold_205__4_contigs__length_1045770, whole genome shotgun sequence includes the following:
- the LOC123500359 gene encoding oocyte zinc finger protein XlCOF15-like, producing the protein MSEQQQQQESASGEAGSSGHRGERKFLCQQCDKILASREGLRLHTLRHRGVRNYKCLECGKKFVAKSELNTHTLRHSGVKNYECVECEKKFITRSDLAIHTLTHSGGRNHDCLECGKKFTTKSSLTTHSLIHSGIRNYECLECGKKFTKKAHLTKHTLIHSGVRNYECLECGKKFTTKYNLTTHTLTHRSVKDYECEECGKRFPTIATLDRHAFRHTDLREFKCDVCGKCFKTKHEIARHVKIHF; encoded by the coding sequence ATGAgtgaacaacagcagcagcaggagtctGCCTCGGGTGAAGCAGGCAGCTCTGGccacagaggagagagaaaatttttgtGTCAGCAGTGTGATAAAATTTTAGCATCCAGAGAAGGGCTCAGACTACACACCCTGAGGCACAGAggtgttagaaattataagtgtctggaatgtggaaagaaatttgtCGCAAAGTCtgaactcaacacacacaccctgaggcACAGTGGTGTTAAGAATTATGAGTGTGTGGAATGTGAAAAGAAATTCATCACAAGGTCTGATCTCGCCatacacaccctgacacacagtggtggtaGGAATCATGactgtctggaatgtggaaagaaatttaccACAAAGTctagcctcaccacacacagcctgataCACAGTGGTAtcagaaattatgagtgtctggaatgtggcaagaaattTACTAAAAAGGctcacctcaccaaacacaccctgatacacagtggtgtgagaaattatgagtgtcttgaatgtggaaagaaattcaccacaaagtataatctcaccacacacactctgacACACAGAAGTGTTAAAGATTATGAGTGTGAGGAATGTGGTAAAAGATTTCCTACCATTGCTACTCTTGACAGACACGCCTTCAGACACACTGACTTGAGGGAGTTCAAGTGTGATGTTTGTGGCAAGTGTTTCAAGACAAAGCATGAAATTGCCCGGCATGTGAAGATCCATTTttga